One genomic segment of Thermodesulfobacterium sp. TA1 includes these proteins:
- a CDS encoding TIGR01212 family radical SAM protein (This family includes YhcC from E. coli K-12, an uncharacterized radical SAM protein.) gives MKNLIFYRSLNSFLKQKFGEKVKKIPLDAGLSCPNRDGTKGYGGCIYCDSKGSGTGLYAEGRTLEKQVLYFLNIYKPKGFNKFIAYFQSFSNTYADPETLKNLYDIVFLDRSIVGLAIGTRPDCISQEVVELLLGYVNLGYYVWVELGLQTIHNETLKKINRGHTFEDFLEAYQLLKKFGLPVVVHIIFGLPGETREMMLETVKTLAKLQIDGIKFHALYIPKGSQLEVLYHQKQITPLDKEEYVSLVAEALTYLPENTVIHRLCSEARKEDLVAPLWVAEKREVVALIQKFMQAHQLYQGKNYNS, from the coding sequence ATGAAAAACCTTATATTTTATCGTTCTTTAAACTCCTTTTTAAAACAAAAATTTGGCGAAAAAGTAAAAAAAATTCCGTTAGATGCAGGGCTTAGTTGTCCAAACCGTGATGGAACTAAAGGATACGGAGGATGTATTTACTGTGATAGTAAAGGTTCTGGAACAGGGCTTTATGCAGAAGGGAGAACCTTAGAAAAACAAGTATTGTATTTTCTTAATATATATAAACCTAAAGGTTTTAACAAATTCATCGCCTATTTTCAGTCCTTTAGTAATACCTATGCAGACCCTGAAACCCTTAAAAACCTTTATGATATAGTTTTTTTAGACCGCTCAATCGTTGGACTTGCCATCGGAACCAGACCTGATTGTATTTCTCAAGAGGTAGTAGAGCTTCTCCTCGGTTATGTAAACTTAGGTTATTATGTATGGGTTGAGCTTGGGTTACAAACCATACATAATGAAACCTTAAAAAAAATAAACCGAGGCCATACTTTTGAAGACTTTTTAGAAGCTTATCAACTATTAAAAAAGTTTGGTCTCCCGGTGGTGGTACATATCATCTTTGGTTTGCCAGGAGAAACCAGAGAAATGATGTTAGAGACCGTTAAAACCCTGGCTAAACTACAGATTGATGGTATTAAATTTCATGCTTTATACATACCTAAGGGTTCTCAACTTGAGGTCCTATATCATCAAAAGCAAATTACACCTTTGGACAAAGAAGAATATGTCTCTTTGGTAGCAGAGGCCCTAACCTATCTACCTGAAAATACGGTTATCCATAGACTCTGCTCAGAGGCTCGCAAAGAAGATTTGGTAGCCCCCTTATGGGTTGCAGAAAAAAGAGAGGTGGTAGCTCTAATCCAAAAGTTTATGCAAGCTCATCAG
- the xseA gene encoding exodeoxyribonuclease VII large subunit: METSQTVDSLEKNCFTVKEITQKVKTLIEEGFSLLWVEGEITNLRYAQNGNVYFNLTEEDAGIKAIIFNGQKNGEIFSYLKNGLKVLCWGKLNFYPKTGEVYLIVRRVEPIGKGLIELRKEQLIQKYHHWFDPNNKRSLPPYPQKIAVITSLFGAALQDFLKIVSERWELQVLIYPSRVQGEGAEKEIVQAIKDINEYFSDVDIIFITRGGGSAEDLAPFNTEEVVLGIRASKIPVVSAVGHERDYTICDMIADKRCPTPSAAAQEVIPDKVKWLEKLGLYKKKLKQFLDIILSRKQNSLYQVRLDLTEKSPLKTVYHLENFLKNRSNKLELIFNRFLDFQEKRIFELKGALKRHHPKEILQIEFERLQTYRQFLDLSLENYLKTYENKVTNFKNLLRSLSPLNILERGYSIVRKVDTKKVVKSAKEVEVNEPLEIKLSKGSLIVKVLRIQDEV, from the coding sequence TTGGAGACTAGTCAAACAGTCGATAGTTTAGAGAAGAATTGTTTTACGGTAAAGGAAATTACTCAAAAGGTTAAAACGCTGATAGAAGAGGGTTTTTCTTTATTGTGGGTAGAAGGAGAGATTACCAATCTTAGGTATGCTCAAAACGGTAATGTTTACTTCAATCTTACCGAAGAAGATGCTGGTATCAAGGCTATCATTTTTAACGGCCAGAAAAACGGAGAGATATTTTCTTATCTAAAAAACGGGCTTAAAGTCTTATGTTGGGGTAAGTTAAATTTTTATCCTAAGACCGGAGAGGTCTATCTTATCGTAAGAAGGGTAGAACCTATAGGTAAAGGGCTTATTGAGCTTAGAAAAGAACAATTAATCCAAAAATATCATCATTGGTTTGATCCTAACAACAAAAGGTCTTTACCACCTTATCCGCAAAAAATAGCAGTAATTACTTCTCTTTTTGGGGCTGCCCTGCAAGATTTCTTAAAAATCGTTTCTGAAAGATGGGAATTACAAGTTTTGATCTATCCATCAAGGGTGCAAGGAGAAGGTGCAGAAAAAGAAATCGTTCAGGCTATAAAAGATATAAACGAATACTTTAGTGATGTAGACATCATTTTTATTACCAGAGGGGGAGGGTCTGCTGAAGACCTTGCTCCGTTTAATACAGAAGAGGTGGTGTTAGGGATTAGAGCTTCAAAAATACCTGTAGTTTCTGCGGTAGGCCATGAGAGAGATTACACTATTTGTGATATGATAGCAGACAAACGTTGTCCTACCCCTTCGGCTGCTGCTCAAGAGGTTATTCCTGATAAAGTTAAATGGCTTGAAAAACTTGGGTTGTATAAGAAGAAGTTGAAGCAGTTTTTAGATATAATCCTTTCAAGAAAACAAAACAGCCTCTATCAGGTAAGGTTAGACTTAACCGAAAAAAGCCCGTTAAAAACCGTGTACCATTTAGAAAATTTTTTAAAAAATAGGTCAAATAAGTTAGAACTCATATTTAATCGTTTTTTAGATTTCCAAGAAAAAAGGATTTTTGAGCTTAAAGGTGCGTTAAAACGACACCATCCAAAGGAAATCTTGCAGATAGAGTTTGAGCGTCTGCAAACCTATAGGCAGTTTCTTGATTTAAGCCTTGAAAATTACCTTAAGACCTACGAAAATAAAGTAACTAATTTTAAAAATCTTCTTCGTTCTCTTTCACCTTTAAATATTTTAGAAAGAGGCTATAGTATAGTAAGAAAGGTGGATACTAAGAAAGTGGTAAAATCTGCTAAAGAGGTGGAAGTTAACGAACCTTTAGAAATAAAACTTAGTAAAGGAAGTTTGATAGTTAAGGTGTTAAGAATTCAGGATGAGGTATAG
- the xseB gene encoding exodeoxyribonuclease VII small subunit, giving the protein MERELSFEEALNEIEQILKQLENKNLDLEKAIELYERGMFLIRFCEEKLKKARAKVEVILKDEKGFNLETLERASEILKDGN; this is encoded by the coding sequence ATGGAGAGAGAATTAAGTTTTGAAGAGGCTTTAAACGAAATAGAGCAGATCCTAAAGCAATTAGAAAATAAAAACCTTGATTTAGAAAAAGCTATAGAGCTTTATGAAAGGGGGATGTTTTTAATACGGTTTTGTGAAGAAAAGCTTAAAAAAGCCAGGGCTAAAGTAGAAGTTATCCTTAAAGATGAAAAAGGGTTTAACCTTGAAACCTTAGAGAGGGCTTCAGAGATTTTAAAAGATGGAAATTAA
- a CDS encoding polyprenyl synthetase family protein, producing the protein MEIKEFDILAYLKEKAEKVEKVLTEFFPKPKGYGSRVIEAAFYSLSAGGKRIRPVLCLAGCEAVGGRDEDVVFFAAGIECLHTYSLIHDDLPAMDDDDFRRGKPSCHKAFDEATAILAGDGLQSLAFWFFTHPEQVKRVNKIRLLKAVHLVSQAVGLEGMVGGQMADLLMEGKKAGLKVLKWIHLNKTVKLIEASLLAGALLAKAKKKELQALKSYGKHLGMAFQIVDDLLDIIGDEKNLGKKTFSDIKKQKLTYPSTLGLEKTKDLAEIHTQKAISSLEVLGEKAQPLRAIAEFVLNRVY; encoded by the coding sequence ATGGAAATTAAAGAATTTGATATTTTGGCATATCTTAAAGAAAAGGCCGAGAAGGTAGAAAAGGTTTTAACTGAATTTTTTCCTAAGCCTAAAGGGTATGGTAGTCGTGTAATCGAGGCTGCTTTCTATAGTCTTTCTGCAGGGGGGAAGAGAATTCGTCCTGTTTTATGTTTAGCGGGTTGTGAAGCAGTAGGAGGAAGGGATGAAGATGTAGTTTTTTTTGCTGCTGGGATTGAATGTCTTCATACTTATTCTTTAATTCACGACGACCTTCCTGCTATGGATGACGACGATTTTAGAAGAGGAAAACCTTCTTGTCATAAAGCCTTTGATGAAGCAACCGCCATCTTAGCTGGAGACGGGTTGCAAAGTTTGGCTTTTTGGTTTTTTACCCATCCTGAGCAGGTAAAACGAGTGAACAAAATTCGTCTTTTAAAGGCAGTTCATTTGGTTTCTCAGGCAGTAGGTCTTGAAGGAATGGTAGGAGGTCAAATGGCTGATCTTTTGATGGAAGGTAAGAAGGCAGGATTGAAGGTGCTAAAATGGATCCATCTTAATAAAACCGTAAAACTTATCGAAGCCTCGTTGTTAGCAGGAGCTTTGTTGGCAAAGGCTAAAAAAAAGGAGTTGCAAGCTTTAAAGTCTTATGGTAAACATCTTGGGATGGCCTTTCAGATAGTAGATGACCTTTTAGACATTATAGGGGACGAAAAAAATTTGGGTAAAAAGACCTTTTCTGATATAAAAAAACAAAAACTTACCTATCCCTCTACCTTGGGGCTTGAAAAAACCAAGGACCTTGCAGAAATACATACGCAAAAAGCCATCTCATCTTTAGAGGTTTTAGGAGAAAAGGCTCAACCTTTAAGGGCTATAGCTGAATTTGTTTTAAACAGGGTGTATTGA
- the dxs gene encoding 1-deoxy-D-xylulose-5-phosphate synthase, protein MMKFLKKINSPQDLKKLKLSHLKALSQEIREYILEVTSKNGGHVAPNLGVVELTLALHYVFNSPQDKIIWDVGHQCYTHKLITGRRDFFPTLRQYGGIAGFPKRSESPHDILDTGHSSTSISAGLGIATALRLKQEKGKVIIVIGDGSITAGLAFEGLNNAGFSKEDLLVVLNDNEMSIAPNVGALSSFISKRLTGNLVRFIKREIEAISHKIPGGENLLNLLKKGEELLKVAITPGALFTALNFEYIGPVDGHDLEDLIKIMNNLKSLKGPVLLHVITKKGKGYPYAEADPETFHGIGPFEVKTGKPLKSSNAPPSYTEIFGKAMLRLAEIEPRLVAITAAMRSGTGLKEFSERYPKRFFDVGICEQHAVTFATGLALEGFIPVCAIYSTFLQRAFDQIIHDVALNKVKVIFAIDRAGLVGEDGPTHHGAFDLSYLRLIPNLVVMAPKDENELQHMLYSALKYPGPVAIRYPRGTGVGVSLDWEFKEIPFGKGEVIKSGKDLTIIAVGHMVHPSLKAALEAEKFGLSVEVLNARFIKPLDEELILLSAEKTKKVLVVEENTLIGGFSSAVVELFMDKGIKDIQVKRLGLPDKFIEHGDLKTLRSKYGLDTEGILLKIKEFLV, encoded by the coding sequence TTGATGAAGTTTTTAAAAAAGATAAATTCTCCTCAAGATTTAAAGAAACTTAAGCTATCTCACTTAAAGGCTCTGAGTCAAGAGATAAGGGAATATATTTTGGAGGTTACCTCTAAAAATGGAGGCCATGTGGCCCCTAATTTAGGGGTAGTAGAATTGACCTTAGCCTTACATTATGTATTTAATTCTCCTCAAGATAAAATCATCTGGGATGTGGGACATCAATGTTATACTCATAAGCTTATAACCGGAAGAAGAGACTTTTTTCCTACTTTGAGACAGTACGGAGGTATAGCGGGTTTTCCTAAAAGGTCAGAAAGTCCTCATGATATTCTTGATACAGGGCATAGTAGCACTTCTATTTCTGCGGGTCTTGGGATAGCAACAGCCTTACGACTTAAACAAGAAAAAGGCAAGGTAATTATCGTTATAGGAGATGGGTCTATCACCGCAGGTTTAGCCTTTGAGGGATTAAACAACGCAGGATTTTCGAAGGAAGACCTTTTGGTAGTGCTTAATGATAATGAGATGTCTATTGCTCCTAATGTAGGAGCCCTTTCCTCTTTTATCTCAAAAAGACTTACAGGAAATTTAGTACGATTTATTAAAAGAGAAATAGAGGCTATTAGCCATAAAATCCCAGGTGGAGAAAACTTACTGAACCTTCTTAAAAAAGGAGAAGAACTTCTTAAAGTAGCCATCACTCCAGGGGCTCTTTTTACTGCTTTAAACTTTGAATATATAGGACCGGTTGATGGGCATGATTTAGAGGATTTGATAAAAATAATGAATAATCTAAAATCGTTAAAAGGTCCTGTTTTATTACATGTTATCACTAAGAAAGGAAAGGGTTATCCTTATGCTGAAGCCGACCCTGAAACCTTTCATGGCATAGGGCCTTTTGAGGTTAAGACAGGTAAACCTTTAAAATCTTCTAATGCCCCTCCTTCTTATACAGAAATTTTTGGTAAAGCTATGTTAAGGCTCGCAGAAATAGAACCAAGATTGGTAGCTATCACCGCTGCGATGCGTTCAGGGACCGGCCTTAAAGAATTCTCTGAGAGATACCCTAAAAGGTTTTTTGATGTGGGTATTTGTGAGCAACATGCAGTTACCTTTGCCACAGGTTTAGCTTTAGAGGGTTTTATTCCCGTTTGTGCAATCTATTCTACCTTTTTACAAAGGGCCTTTGACCAGATAATCCATGATGTAGCCTTAAATAAAGTTAAAGTAATTTTTGCGATAGACCGTGCAGGGTTGGTAGGAGAAGATGGCCCAACCCATCATGGGGCTTTTGATCTTTCTTACTTAAGGCTTATTCCTAACTTAGTAGTTATGGCCCCAAAAGATGAAAACGAGCTTCAGCATATGCTTTATAGTGCATTAAAGTATCCTGGTCCTGTAGCCATAAGATATCCAAGAGGAACTGGGGTTGGAGTAAGCTTAGATTGGGAGTTTAAAGAAATACCTTTTGGTAAAGGAGAAGTAATAAAATCAGGTAAAGACTTAACCATCATAGCCGTAGGTCATATGGTCCATCCAAGCCTAAAAGCTGCTTTAGAAGCAGAAAAATTTGGTCTTTCTGTAGAGGTTTTAAACGCAAGGTTTATTAAGCCCCTTGACGAAGAACTAATCTTGCTATCCGCTGAAAAAACCAAAAAAGTACTTGTGGTCGAAGAAAACACCCTTATTGGTGGTTTTAGCTCAGCGGTAGTTGAATTATTTATGGATAAAGGGATAAAAGATATTCAGGTAAAAAGATTAGGGCTTCCAGATAAATTTATAGAACATGGAGACCTAAAGACTTTACGTTCTAAATATGGTCTTGATACTGAAGGAATTCTTCTTAAAATAAAGGAATTCTTGGTTTAA